One Drosophila virilis strain 15010-1051.87 chromosome 5, Dvir_AGI_RSII-ME, whole genome shotgun sequence DNA window includes the following coding sequences:
- the LOC6626339 gene encoding zinc finger protein rotund, translated as MDHELLNTKFDLPKSPAPTLHNDDSDDVDDNDVEFVGTIAPPAGEWHWHPNQNLGTAPPLLVTPPLSPLGMGMQQPNMPLLTAILAQNNGAYPPQGYIVHIPCFLCQQPFNDIDRLREHLTMHAAQLNFHVRPPALDAPNACRLPPPAGIEVNARLARNTSDPPTQGKARTEIHCDYCPKVLRSTMSLQAHLRQHRQPHEAQNKWWTRKQLRCPICKKSYKRDSFLLKHMAYKHGEQLDQTRTECPPCPPRPAPVAEREPPKRCVYSTNLLNAVAAANYSPATESAAKYVPPSDSAHSARQLDPSLKAPPKQKYALRSPYFNPNLWVDHDAYI; from the exons ATGGATCACGAACTT CTGAACACGAAATTCGATTTGCCCAAGAGTCCGGCGCCAACTCTACACAATGACGATAGCGATGATGTAGATGATAATGATGTAGAGTTTGTAGGCACAATAGCGCCACCTGCTGGCGAATGGCATTGGCATCCCAATCAGAATCTGGGCACAGCGCCGCCGCTTTTAGTCACTCCCCCACTCTCCCCGCTGGGCATGGGCATGCAGCAGCCGAACATGCCGCTCCTGACCGCAATCCTGGCCCAGAATAACGGCGCCTATCCCCCTCAAGGCTATATAGTGCACATACCCTGCTTTCTGTGCCAACAACCCTTCAATGACATCGACAGGCTCCGGGAGCACCTGACCATGCACGCCGCACAGCTCAACTTCCATGTGCGACCGCCTGCATTGGATGCACCCAATGCGTGCCGCCTGCCCCCGCCAGCCGGGATTGAGGTAAACGCCCGGCTGGCAAGGAATACGTCAGATCCACCGACACAGGGCAAGGCCAGGACAGAAATCCACTGTGATTATTGCCCGAAAGTCCTCAGATCCACAATGTCCCTGCAGGCACATCTGAGGCAGCACCGCCAGCCCCATGAAGCCCAGAATAAATGGTGGACCAGAAAACAATTGAGATGCCCCATCTGCAAGAAGAGCTACAAGCGTGACAGCTTTCTGCTCAAGCACATGGCCTACAAGCACGGCGAACAGTTGGATCAGACCCGTACGGAGTGTCCTCCATGCCCGCCACGCCCGGCACCAGTTGCCGAACGGGAACCGCCCAAACGTTGCGTTTATAGCACAAATCTATTGAATGCCGTTGCGGCGGCCAACTACAGCCCGGCCACGGAATCCGCCGCGAAATACGTGCCGCCCAGCGACTCGGCCCACTCGGCTCGGCAGCTGGATCCCAGCCTAAAGGCGCCGCCCAAGCAAAAGTACGCGCTGCGTTCGCCCTACTTCAATCC AAATCTCTGGGTGGACCACGATGCGTacatatag